A genome region from Polyodon spathula isolate WHYD16114869_AA chromosome 19, ASM1765450v1, whole genome shotgun sequence includes the following:
- the LOC121294938 gene encoding transcriptional enhancer factor TEF-1-like: protein MYGRNELIARYIKLRTGKTRTRKQVSSHIQVLARKKVREIQAAIKVSSHIQVLARRKSREFHSKLKDQTVKDKALQSMAAMSSAQIVSATAIHNKLGLPGIPRPAFPGTPGFWPGMISTGQPGSSHDIKPFVQQAYPIQTVGTTPVPGCDSAVTPAPSVPAWQGRSIGTTKLRQVEFSAFLEQQRDPDSYNKHLFVHIGQTNHSYNDALLESVDIRQIYDKFPEKKGGLKELFGKGPHNAFFLVKFWADLNCNIQDDAGAFYGVTSQYESSENMTITCSTKVCSFGKQVVEKVETEYARFENGRFVYRISRSPMCEYMINFIHKLKHLPEKYMMNSVLENFTILLVVTNRDTQETLLCLACVFEVSNSEHGAQHHIYRLVKE, encoded by the exons gtCGAAATGAATTAATAGCAAGATACATCAAACTGCGAACAGGAAAGACGAGGACAAGGAAACAG gTGTCTAGTCACATACAGGTCTTAGCAAGAAAGAAAGTTCGAGAAATCCAAGCCGCCATCAAG GTGTCTAGTCACATTCAGGTTCTTGCCAGAAGGAAATCTCGTGAGTTTCATTCCAAGCTAAAG GATCAAACCGTGAAGGACAAAGCACTACAAAGCATGGCAGCAATGTCCTCCGCACAGATCGTATCAGCCACTGCCATCCACAATAAACTGGGCTTGCCTGGCATTCCTCGCCCTGCTTTTCCAGGAACACCTGGG tTTTGGCCAGGTATGATATCTACAGGTCAACCAGGATCCTCGCATGA tataaaGCCATTTGTTCAGCAAGCCTATCCAATCCAAACAGTAGGAACAACACCTGTTCCAG GGTGCGATTCTGCAGTAACACCAGCTCCCTCCGTACCTGCCTGGCAAGGCCGCTCGATTGGAACAACCAAACTGAGACAGGTGGAGTTCTCTGCCTTCCTCGAGCAGCAGAGAGACCCTGATTCG TATAACAAGCACCTCTTTGTACACATCGGGCAAACCAACCATTCCTACAACGATGCCCTGCTTGAATCAGTAGACATTCGTCAGATTTATGATAAATTCCCGGAAAAGAAAGGAGGCCTGAAGGAGCTGTTTGGCAAGGGACCGCATAATGCCTTCTTCCTCGTAAAATTCTGG GCTGACTTGAACTGCAATATACAAGATGATGCAGGAGCATTCTATGGTGTCACAAGCCAGTATGAGAGCTCTGAAAACATGACAATTACCTGCTCGACAAAGGTGTGCTCGTTTGGCAAGCAAGTTGTGGAAAAAGTAGAG actgAATATGCAAGGTTTGAGAATGGACGCTTTGTATATAGGATAAGTCGCTCGCCCATGTGCGAATATATGATCAATTTTATTCACAAGCTTAAACACTTGCCAGAGAAATACATGATGAACAGTGTGTTGGAGAATTTCACCATTTTACTG GTGGTAACAAACAGGGATACACAGGAGACTCTTCTTTGTCTGGCGTGTGTGTTTGAAGTGTCGAACAGCGAACATGGAGCTCAGCATCACATTTATAGGCTTGTGAAGGAATGA